Proteins encoded by one window of Bryobacteraceae bacterium:
- the hemQ gene encoding hydrogen peroxide-dependent heme synthase, with amino-acid sequence MDSLSVPLTLEGSWALHQMMRIRWDEWKCMHAADRATVADDAAAALAEMASSQTAFFSMLGHKGDLMFVHFRPDPAALNAAELRLTQLRLWDFLEPVTSYFSVVELGLYESTQRVHRVFAERGLEPGTEAWNQAFAEEMDRQKKAMEPRLFPAIPDHKYICFYPMNRLRGEQKNWYTVPFADRARMMHEHGMVGRKYADHVRQVITGSIGYDDWEWGVDLFANDPLQFKKLIYEMRFDEVSAVYALFGQFYVGIRRQPDQLRALLEGRLE; translated from the coding sequence ATGGATTCACTTTCCGTTCCTTTGACGCTCGAAGGCTCCTGGGCGCTGCATCAAATGATGCGGATCCGGTGGGACGAGTGGAAATGCATGCACGCGGCGGACCGCGCGACGGTAGCCGATGACGCCGCCGCCGCGCTGGCGGAGATGGCCTCGTCTCAAACGGCGTTCTTCTCGATGCTTGGTCACAAGGGCGACCTGATGTTCGTCCACTTCCGGCCGGACCCGGCGGCGCTTAACGCGGCCGAACTACGCCTCACTCAGCTTCGCCTTTGGGACTTTCTCGAGCCGGTGACGTCGTATTTTTCCGTTGTCGAGCTGGGACTCTACGAATCCACCCAGCGCGTCCACCGCGTATTTGCAGAGCGGGGCCTGGAACCGGGAACGGAGGCCTGGAACCAGGCTTTCGCCGAGGAGATGGACCGCCAGAAGAAGGCTATGGAGCCGCGCCTGTTCCCGGCAATTCCAGATCACAAATATATCTGCTTCTACCCGATGAACCGCCTCCGAGGCGAGCAGAAGAACTGGTATACGGTGCCGTTCGCCGACCGCGCCCGCATGATGCACGAACACGGCATGGTTGGCCGCAAGTACGCCGACCACGTGCGGCAGGTCATCACCGGGTCGATCGGGTACGACGACTGGGAGTGGGGTGTGGATCTCTTCGCCAACGATCCTCTTCAGTTCAAGAAGCTCATCTACGAAATGCGCTTCGATGAGGTGAGCGCGGTGTATGCGTTGTTCGGCCAGTTTTACGTGGGAATCCGCCGCCAGCCGGACCAGTTGCGCGCGCTGCTCGAGGGGCGGCTCGAGTAA
- the miaA gene encoding tRNA (adenosine(37)-N6)-dimethylallyltransferase MiaA: MNLSQSLTPILVVAGPTAAGKSNLSLAIAREFDGEIVNADSVQIYRHFDIGSAKLPAEQREGIPHHLLDIVEPDAVFTAGDYARSARAVLGDTAARGKVPVVTGGTGFYIRALFDGLFEGPARDSELRTRLARREGRQPGSLHRWLTRFDPAAAARIHPHDVNKTVRALEILLLARRPVSQLHAEGRDRLEGCRRLLFVLDPPREALYERIDARSRALFHAGLVDEVRTILSRGYRRDAKPFESLGYVQALGVVDGRLTIEEAIAETAMMTRRYAKRQRTWFRKEPDAIWIADFGENAIRPIVDRIRHWLA; encoded by the coding sequence ATGAATCTTAGTCAATCATTAACGCCGATTCTTGTTGTTGCCGGTCCGACCGCGGCGGGTAAGAGTAACCTCAGTCTGGCGATCGCCCGTGAATTCGACGGCGAGATCGTCAACGCGGACTCCGTCCAAATTTACCGTCACTTCGATATCGGCTCCGCCAAGCTGCCTGCGGAGCAACGAGAAGGCATTCCGCACCACCTGCTCGATATCGTCGAGCCCGACGCTGTCTTCACCGCCGGCGACTACGCCCGCAGCGCCCGCGCCGTGCTTGGCGATACCGCCGCGCGAGGCAAGGTGCCGGTAGTGACGGGTGGCACTGGTTTTTACATCCGTGCCCTGTTCGATGGCCTGTTCGAGGGACCCGCTCGCGACAGCGAACTGCGCACACGGCTCGCCCGCCGCGAGGGTCGTCAGCCGGGTTCGCTCCACCGGTGGCTGACGCGTTTCGATCCGGCCGCTGCCGCCCGCATTCATCCGCACGACGTCAACAAGACGGTCCGCGCGCTCGAGATTCTGCTGCTGGCGCGCCGCCCGGTGAGCCAGCTTCATGCGGAGGGCCGCGATCGTCTGGAGGGCTGCCGCCGGCTGCTGTTCGTCCTCGACCCGCCGCGCGAAGCGCTTTATGAGCGCATTGATGCCCGCAGCCGGGCATTGTTCCACGCGGGCCTGGTGGACGAAGTGCGCACCATCCTGTCACGCGGCTACCGGCGCGACGCCAAGCCCTTCGAGTCGCTGGGATACGTGCAAGCGCTGGGCGTTGTCGACGGGCGTCTCACGATCGAGGAGGCAATCGCCGAAACCGCCATGATGACGCGGCGCTACGCCAAGCGCCAACGCACGTGGTTTCGCAAGGAGCCGGACGCGATCTGGATCGCCGATTTCGGAGAAAACGCCATTCGCCCCATAGTTGATCGCATTCGCCACTGGCTCGCCTAA
- a CDS encoding peroxiredoxin, giving the protein MSLRINDTAPDFSAETTQGTLKFHEWIGDQWAILFSHPKDFTPVCTTELGYVAKLLPEFAQRNCKVIGLSVDPVDNHQRWKADIEETQGVPVDYPLIADTDLAVAKLYDMLPAEAGETCEGRTAVDNATVRTVFLIGPDKKIKLLLSYPMNTGRNFDEILRVLDSVQLTAKHTVATPVNWKPGDDIIIPPAVSNEAAKEKFPGGFKTLKPYLRVAPQPK; this is encoded by the coding sequence ATGTCACTTCGCATCAACGACACCGCTCCGGATTTCTCCGCCGAGACCACGCAGGGCACGCTCAAGTTCCATGAGTGGATCGGCGATCAATGGGCGATCCTCTTCTCACACCCGAAGGATTTCACTCCGGTGTGCACCACAGAGCTTGGCTACGTTGCAAAGCTGCTTCCTGAGTTCGCGCAGCGGAATTGCAAAGTGATCGGGCTCAGCGTGGATCCGGTGGACAACCATCAACGGTGGAAAGCCGACATCGAAGAGACGCAGGGCGTGCCGGTGGACTACCCGCTGATCGCCGATACGGACCTCGCCGTCGCCAAGCTCTATGACATGCTTCCTGCCGAGGCTGGCGAAACCTGCGAGGGCCGCACCGCCGTCGACAACGCCACGGTCCGTACGGTGTTTCTCATCGGACCGGACAAAAAGATCAAGCTGCTTCTCAGCTATCCGATGAACACAGGCCGCAACTTCGACGAGATCCTCCGAGTGCTGGATTCCGTGCAGCTCACGGCGAAGCATACCGTCGCGACGCCGGTGAACTGGAAGCCCGGGGACGACATCATCATTCCGCCGGCAGTCTCCAACGAAGCGGCCAAGGAGAAGTTCCCGGGCGGCTTCAAGACGCTCAAGCCGTACCTGCGCGTGGCCCCACAACCAAAGTAG
- a CDS encoding DUF2202 domain-containing protein — translation MKRSTLIRTMLVTATALAASLPAAAQRGPGRGPGSGAGARTPIVVEPATAEEVQMLTFMREEEKLARDVYRFLSEKWGHSVFDRIADSEQQHFVSVGTLIVRYGVQDPAATDTPGVFQDAKLASLYAELTAKGAASLKDAFEVGILIEKTDIADLEKAVATTKLDIKRVYTNLMNASFNHLEAFETCLETVTIAN, via the coding sequence ATGAAACGCTCAACCCTGATCCGGACCATGCTGGTGACCGCCACGGCGCTCGCTGCCTCCCTTCCCGCGGCGGCCCAGCGTGGTCCCGGGCGCGGCCCGGGCAGCGGCGCGGGAGCGCGCACGCCCATCGTCGTGGAACCGGCCACCGCCGAGGAAGTCCAGATGCTTACCTTCATGCGCGAGGAAGAGAAGCTCGCCCGCGACGTCTACCGCTTCCTCTCCGAGAAATGGGGCCACTCGGTGTTTGACCGCATAGCCGATAGCGAGCAGCAGCACTTCGTCTCGGTGGGAACGCTGATTGTCCGCTACGGCGTGCAGGATCCGGCGGCCACTGATACGCCCGGCGTCTTCCAGGACGCTAAGCTCGCTTCGCTCTACGCCGAGTTGACGGCGAAAGGCGCGGCTTCGTTGAAAGACGCCTTCGAAGTTGGCATCCTGATCGAGAAGACCGACATCGCCGATCTGGAGAAAGCCGTGGCGACTACGAAACTCGACATCAAGCGCGTCTACACGAACCTGATGAACGCATCGTTCAACCACCTCGAAGCGTTCGAGACATGTCTGGAGACGGTGACGATTGCGAACTGA
- a CDS encoding carboxypeptidase regulatory-like domain-containing protein: protein MSRLFCVFLLTQATATTLLAQTGQGAIVGGVTDSTGATIPGVTVHIRDKDTGFAYSPTTNDQGLYRQPYLNPGFYEMTFEAQGFKKLVRSNIQVRATETVRVNAVLEIGDVVESVEVSAAAQLLETETSSTGHLVSGQHLNRLPTPQMKVESLLWYVPGMTSQRGYGHSAGSRSRAFQMTTDGVSGLTPGTQVIGTGRNMSTVEHNMEEVKVITTVLPAEYGHSGGGLMSIVFKSGTNQLHGVAEERYMARQMIHRNWQDANLPTNNFGFHLMSGSINGPIVLPKIYDGRNKTFFLVGFQRHHEKASENNDRAVPTPEMLAGDFTFGGIGDPVYDPASLTRLANGSYSRTQFPGNQVPLSRVDPVFSKFMSMNPYRDPDNRNNQAFFTRTGPANNLSRDTVYRSYRTGMDFKIDHSFSDRHKFFGRYSNFRHRSFNGRWQVQVQNKLFDYNFTPIPINQRQLVLSDSITLSPTTINEIRFGGNRRRFTREPESAGQDFASQFGIPNVSADTMPDFRNATGGQLFFRFPEGGSVDVNESFNLQENLTMVRGRHTFKTGYEILRTRHNIRVPAQPSGIYRMGGTEFPFRPNTGNAFASFMLGAVTRADFTRDQATWLPRWWSHALYFQDDWKATPNLTLNLGLRWQYESPFNTKYGQQSQFNPTATDPLTGNQGALLHPKGLLAKRDWNNFQPRIGMAYNFRPGWVFRGGFAMNTLDLFTNGLLENFDEYLATGVVAQQPGDPDVAFYLRNGPPAVNFTINPDGSAPFIGTNYSGRTASFYDPNMRMPYILNWNGGFQWEFASNMLLDLNYQGSAGVGLLNRWDMNAIPLNIASDFSTLDRIRRASQNFRPYPHFGAINHYSNYGHTSYHGATIKVEKRYGRGFSLSSFYTFSKAIDEDSDDGAAGGATFYNRRLEKGRSDFDVTHRWVTYGIWELPFGRGKHWGRDVPKIVDGVLGNWELAVIQTFEQGAPFNLSFTGTSNVFLPGGRRPDMAPGKTYDDIRIPWDAKGECRHRQACQAPWMDINAFAYPSSFTTGNFGRNVISGPGMIWHQVSMSKGFVVRERVKGSIRLDMNNPFKRYFFSPPTSTVDFRNPQTFGKITGNQGSFSGQGGRLYMQAIFKLEF, encoded by the coding sequence ATGTCACGACTCTTCTGTGTATTTCTCTTAACGCAGGCCACCGCCACTACGCTGCTGGCCCAAACCGGACAAGGCGCCATCGTCGGTGGCGTCACCGATTCCACCGGCGCAACCATACCCGGCGTCACCGTGCACATCCGCGACAAAGACACCGGCTTTGCCTACTCGCCCACCACGAACGACCAGGGCCTGTATCGACAGCCCTACCTAAACCCCGGTTTCTATGAGATGACCTTCGAGGCGCAAGGCTTCAAGAAGCTCGTGCGGTCGAACATTCAGGTGCGCGCAACGGAAACGGTGCGCGTGAACGCGGTTCTTGAGATCGGCGACGTGGTCGAATCGGTGGAGGTGAGCGCCGCCGCCCAGCTTCTCGAAACGGAAACGTCGAGCACCGGACACCTGGTCTCCGGCCAGCACCTCAATCGGCTGCCGACGCCGCAAATGAAAGTGGAGAGCTTGCTCTGGTACGTCCCGGGAATGACGTCGCAGCGCGGCTACGGCCACTCCGCCGGCAGCCGCTCCCGCGCCTTCCAGATGACCACCGACGGCGTATCCGGCCTCACGCCGGGCACGCAGGTGATCGGCACCGGGCGCAATATGTCCACGGTGGAGCACAACATGGAAGAGGTCAAGGTGATCACCACCGTGCTGCCGGCCGAGTACGGCCACTCCGGCGGCGGCCTGATGTCGATCGTCTTCAAGAGCGGAACCAACCAGCTTCACGGCGTGGCCGAAGAGCGTTACATGGCGCGCCAGATGATTCACCGAAACTGGCAGGACGCCAACCTCCCCACCAACAACTTCGGCTTCCATCTGATGTCGGGCAGCATCAACGGCCCCATCGTCCTGCCCAAGATCTACGACGGCCGAAACAAGACCTTCTTCCTCGTCGGATTCCAGCGGCACCATGAGAAAGCGTCCGAGAACAACGACCGCGCCGTGCCCACCCCCGAAATGCTCGCCGGCGACTTCACCTTCGGTGGGATCGGCGATCCCGTCTACGACCCCGCCTCGCTGACACGCCTCGCCAACGGCAGCTACTCGCGCACGCAGTTCCCCGGCAATCAAGTTCCGCTATCCCGCGTCGACCCGGTCTTTAGCAAGTTCATGAGCATGAACCCGTATCGGGACCCCGACAATCGCAACAACCAGGCGTTCTTCACGCGCACCGGCCCGGCGAACAACTTGAGCCGCGACACCGTCTACCGCTCCTACCGCACCGGCATGGACTTCAAGATCGACCACAGCTTCTCCGACCGCCACAAGTTCTTCGGGCGCTACTCCAACTTCCGGCACCGTTCGTTCAACGGGCGCTGGCAGGTGCAGGTGCAGAACAAACTGTTCGACTACAACTTCACGCCAATCCCAATTAACCAGCGGCAGCTCGTCCTCTCGGACTCCATCACGTTGAGCCCCACCACGATCAACGAGATCCGCTTCGGCGGCAATCGGCGGCGCTTCACGCGCGAGCCGGAAAGCGCCGGGCAGGACTTCGCCAGCCAGTTCGGGATCCCCAACGTCAGCGCGGACACCATGCCGGACTTCCGCAACGCCACCGGCGGCCAGTTGTTCTTCCGCTTTCCCGAGGGAGGCTCCGTGGATGTGAACGAGAGCTTCAACCTGCAGGAGAACCTGACGATGGTCCGCGGCCGGCACACTTTCAAAACCGGCTACGAGATCCTTCGTACGCGCCACAACATCCGCGTGCCGGCCCAGCCTTCGGGAATCTACCGGATGGGAGGCACGGAATTTCCGTTCCGTCCGAACACGGGCAACGCGTTCGCCTCGTTCATGCTTGGCGCCGTCACCCGCGCCGATTTCACGCGGGATCAGGCAACCTGGCTGCCGCGCTGGTGGAGCCACGCCCTCTACTTTCAGGACGACTGGAAAGCGACTCCGAACCTGACCCTCAACCTAGGGCTGCGCTGGCAGTATGAGTCGCCATTCAACACCAAGTACGGGCAACAAAGCCAGTTCAACCCTACGGCTACCGATCCGCTTACCGGGAACCAGGGCGCTTTGCTCCATCCGAAGGGGCTGCTGGCCAAGCGGGACTGGAACAACTTCCAGCCACGCATCGGGATGGCTTACAACTTCCGCCCCGGCTGGGTGTTCCGAGGCGGCTTCGCCATGAACACGCTGGACCTGTTCACCAACGGCCTGCTCGAGAACTTCGACGAGTACCTCGCCACCGGCGTGGTCGCCCAGCAGCCAGGAGACCCGGATGTCGCCTTCTACCTGCGCAACGGACCGCCCGCGGTGAACTTCACCATCAACCCGGACGGCTCGGCGCCGTTCATCGGGACCAACTACAGCGGCCGCACTGCTTCTTTCTACGACCCGAACATGCGCATGCCGTACATCCTCAACTGGAACGGCGGCTTCCAGTGGGAGTTCGCCTCGAACATGCTGCTCGACTTGAACTACCAGGGGTCCGCCGGCGTGGGGTTGTTGAACCGATGGGACATGAACGCGATTCCCCTCAACATCGCGAGCGACTTCTCGACGCTCGACAGGATCCGCCGCGCTTCGCAGAACTTCCGGCCTTATCCGCACTTCGGCGCCATCAACCACTACAGCAACTACGGGCACACCAGCTACCACGGCGCCACGATCAAAGTGGAGAAGCGCTACGGCCGGGGCTTCTCGCTCAGCTCGTTCTACACGTTCAGCAAGGCCATTGATGAGGACTCTGACGACGGCGCGGCCGGCGGCGCCACGTTCTACAACCGCCGCCTGGAGAAGGGCCGCTCCGACTTCGACGTCACCCACCGCTGGGTGACGTACGGCATCTGGGAGCTGCCGTTCGGCCGCGGCAAGCACTGGGGCCGTGACGTCCCAAAGATCGTCGACGGCGTGCTCGGGAATTGGGAGCTGGCCGTGATTCAGACATTCGAGCAAGGCGCTCCGTTCAACCTGAGCTTCACGGGAACGTCGAACGTGTTTCTCCCCGGGGGCCGCCGTCCCGATATGGCGCCCGGCAAGACCTACGACGACATCCGCATCCCCTGGGACGCGAAAGGCGAGTGCCGCCATCGCCAGGCGTGCCAGGCGCCATGGATGGATATCAACGCGTTCGCTTATCCCTCTTCGTTCACCACCGGCAACTTCGGCCGCAACGTGATCTCCGGCCCCGGCATGATCTGGCACCAGGTGAGCATGTCCAAGGGCTTCGTGGTGCGGGAGCGCGTGAAGGGGTCGATCCGGCTCGACATGAACAATCCGTTCAAGCGCTACTTCTTCTCTCCGCCGACATCGACGGTCGATTTCCGCAATCCGCAAACGTTCGGCAAGATCACCGGCAACCAGGGGAGCTTCTCCGGCCAGGGCGGCCGGCTGTACATGCAGGCGATCTTCAAGCTGGAATTCTGA
- a CDS encoding PQQ-dependent dehydrogenase, methanol/ethanol family — translation MKTGALFLVAAMAFGQVPYERILHADREPGSWLTYSGNYSGHRYSPLGQITPGNVGGLRVRWAHQFELQRTQVSPIVADGVMYITAPNKAWALDLRAGRKLWQWERPIPSDYQSIGFGRVNRGPAILDDKLYVATLDCYLVALDIRTGQQRWEAKVEDYKPGYSMTLAPLAIKGKVLVGVSGGEAGIRGFVDAYDAASGKRAWRFYTVPGPGEPGHDSWSGDSWKTGGGSTWVTGAYDPDLNLVYWGVGNPGPDWNGDGRLGDNLYACSFVALDAETGKLRWHFQFTPHDTHDWDSTHVPMLVDAEVRGARRKLVVNPNRNAFYYALDRTTGEFLAGQPYAKQTWAKGLDDKGRAIAIPGTEPSTEGVLVWPALNGATVWFSPSYSPKTGLVYVSTREVGATYYKREAEYKPGTFFAGGGETRIPEDQQWGALRALEAATGKMRWEFRLQSAPWAGILTTAGGLVFSGTNEGNVFALDAGSGKPLWDFQAGGPVMANPISFEIDGKQHVAVAADRVLYVFGL, via the coding sequence ATGAAGACGGGCGCTCTGTTTCTCGTTGCCGCCATGGCGTTCGGGCAGGTGCCTTATGAACGCATCCTCCACGCTGACCGCGAGCCCGGCAGTTGGCTCACGTACTCCGGGAATTACTCCGGCCATCGCTACTCGCCCCTCGGGCAGATTACACCGGGTAACGTCGGTGGGCTCCGCGTCCGCTGGGCGCATCAATTCGAGTTGCAGCGTACACAGGTATCGCCGATCGTCGCCGACGGCGTGATGTACATTACCGCGCCGAACAAGGCGTGGGCGCTCGATCTTCGCGCCGGCCGGAAGCTGTGGCAATGGGAGCGGCCGATTCCTTCGGATTATCAATCCATCGGCTTCGGACGCGTGAACCGGGGTCCGGCGATTCTCGACGACAAGCTCTATGTCGCCACGCTCGACTGCTATCTTGTCGCGCTCGACATCCGCACCGGCCAGCAGCGCTGGGAAGCGAAGGTGGAGGACTACAAGCCCGGTTACAGCATGACGCTTGCGCCGCTGGCGATCAAGGGCAAGGTACTCGTCGGAGTGAGCGGCGGCGAGGCGGGGATACGCGGCTTCGTCGACGCCTACGACGCGGCCTCCGGCAAACGGGCCTGGCGCTTCTACACGGTGCCGGGGCCGGGTGAGCCGGGGCACGATAGCTGGTCCGGCGATAGCTGGAAGACTGGCGGCGGCTCCACCTGGGTCACTGGCGCCTACGACCCCGATCTGAACCTTGTCTACTGGGGCGTGGGCAATCCCGGCCCCGATTGGAACGGCGACGGGCGCCTGGGCGACAACCTATACGCGTGCTCGTTCGTGGCGCTCGACGCCGAAACAGGTAAGCTTCGCTGGCATTTCCAGTTCACGCCGCACGATACGCACGATTGGGATTCGACGCACGTCCCGATGCTCGTGGACGCCGAGGTGCGCGGGGCGCGCCGCAAGCTGGTCGTCAACCCGAACCGCAACGCATTCTACTATGCGCTGGACCGGACGACGGGTGAGTTCCTCGCCGGGCAGCCCTATGCGAAGCAGACGTGGGCCAAGGGGCTCGACGACAAGGGCCGGGCCATCGCGATTCCCGGTACCGAGCCGAGCACGGAGGGCGTGCTGGTGTGGCCCGCGCTCAATGGCGCGACGGTATGGTTCTCGCCGTCCTACTCGCCGAAGACCGGGTTGGTGTATGTTTCGACGCGCGAGGTGGGCGCGACTTATTACAAGCGCGAAGCCGAGTACAAACCCGGAACCTTCTTCGCCGGCGGCGGCGAGACGCGCATCCCGGAGGATCAGCAATGGGGTGCGCTGCGGGCTCTTGAAGCGGCGACGGGCAAGATGCGGTGGGAGTTCCGGCTGCAATCGGCGCCCTGGGCGGGCATATTGACGACGGCGGGCGGGCTCGTGTTCTCGGGGACGAACGAGGGCAACGTGTTCGCGCTCGATGCCGGAAGCGGGAAGCCGCTCTGGGACTTTCAGGCGGGCGGGCCGGTGATGGCGAATCCGATTTCGTTCGAGATCGACGGCAAACAGCACGTGGCCGTCGCCGCGGACAGAGTGTTGTACGTGTTCGGACTTTAG
- a CDS encoding c-type cytochrome: MTKCLLAFAAALAAMAQTAHDPVPDLALGRRIFDSQCAVCHGQNGTGGRGPALNRPSLAKAPDPPSLQKIIADGLPPEMPGAWQLSVREVASVAAHVLELGKVAEEKLPGDAARGRVLFRARGCAGCHMVAGEGTPRGPELTAIGAKRNAAHLRESLTKPEAHLPDGYLLVEAVTAQGRTVNGTRAAEDPFTIQIQDVGGRFQSFRKADLKQLRRKTGESGMPSFASSLAAPELDDLVAYLASLRGAK, encoded by the coding sequence GTGACGAAGTGTTTGTTGGCGTTCGCCGCGGCGCTTGCCGCCATGGCTCAGACCGCGCATGACCCCGTGCCAGACCTCGCTCTCGGCCGCCGGATCTTCGATTCGCAATGCGCCGTCTGCCATGGGCAGAACGGTACCGGAGGACGCGGACCCGCGCTCAACCGGCCGAGTCTCGCCAAGGCGCCGGACCCTCCGTCGCTGCAGAAGATCATTGCCGACGGGCTGCCGCCCGAAATGCCGGGAGCATGGCAGCTTTCGGTGCGCGAGGTAGCCAGCGTCGCCGCGCATGTGCTCGAGCTTGGCAAAGTCGCCGAGGAGAAACTCCCCGGTGACGCCGCGCGCGGACGGGTCCTGTTCCGGGCGCGAGGCTGCGCCGGGTGCCATATGGTGGCGGGTGAAGGTACGCCGCGCGGGCCCGAGTTGACCGCCATCGGCGCGAAGCGAAACGCGGCGCATCTGCGCGAATCGCTCACCAAGCCGGAGGCGCATCTGCCCGACGGGTACCTGCTCGTCGAAGCGGTGACAGCGCAGGGCCGGACCGTGAATGGCACGCGGGCCGCCGAGGACCCGTTCACGATCCAGATCCAGGACGTCGGCGGGCGGTTTCAGAGCTTTCGAAAGGCCGATTTGAAGCAACTGCGGCGAAAGACCGGCGAGAGCGGCATGCCGTCGTTCGCGTCGTCATTGGCAGCTCCGGAGTTGGACGATCTGGTCGCCTATCTGGCCAGCCTGCGAGGTGCGAAATGA
- the lepB gene encoding signal peptidase I — protein MNRFPDALVYWCMKRTQAPKPPRVDGARGIAEWTGTILIYLFAATALVQGYVIPTGSMDGTLMVGDHVFVDKVTFSPPGPVSKYLLPYREPRHGDIIVFRYPPNIVETYVKRVIGVSGDRIRIENKRVFRNGVASDEPYTNFRSPSIEYFRDNFPAAGMEPPTSVTERGRRMLAEQVRDGELVVPPGYYFAMGDNRDDSFDSRYWGLVPRENNIGTPVLIYWSYDAETKDLLETNVRHVVDVAVNFFRKTRWNRAFRVVRNYSE, from the coding sequence GTGAACCGTTTTCCCGACGCCCTCGTCTATTGGTGCATGAAAAGGACACAGGCCCCGAAACCGCCGCGCGTTGACGGCGCCCGTGGCATCGCCGAGTGGACCGGTACAATCCTCATCTACCTCTTCGCGGCGACGGCGCTGGTGCAGGGCTATGTGATCCCCACCGGATCAATGGACGGCACGCTCATGGTGGGCGACCACGTCTTCGTGGACAAGGTGACGTTCTCGCCGCCTGGTCCGGTTTCGAAGTACTTGCTGCCGTATCGCGAGCCGCGGCACGGCGACATCATTGTGTTCCGCTACCCGCCGAATATCGTGGAAACCTATGTGAAACGCGTGATCGGAGTATCGGGCGATCGCATTCGAATCGAGAACAAGCGCGTCTTCCGGAACGGCGTCGCAAGCGATGAACCGTATACGAACTTCCGGTCGCCGTCGATCGAGTATTTTCGCGACAACTTCCCAGCGGCGGGGATGGAGCCTCCGACGTCGGTTACTGAGCGCGGGCGGCGGATGCTCGCCGAGCAAGTCCGTGACGGCGAGTTGGTTGTTCCGCCGGGCTACTACTTCGCGATGGGCGACAATCGCGACGACTCATTCGACAGCCGGTATTGGGGATTGGTTCCTCGCGAGAACAACATCGGGACGCCGGTGCTGATCTATTGGTCCTACGACGCCGAGACGAAGGATCTCCTGGAGACCAACGTGCGCCACGTGGTCGACGTAGCGGTGAACTTCTTCCGGAAGACCCGGTGGAACCGGGCCTTCCGCGTGGTGAGGAATTACTCCGAATAG
- the hemH gene encoding ferrochelatase: MMQQSDMPAAHYDALLLVSFGGPEKHEDVIPFLENVLRGRNVPRERMLEVAEHYYHFEGKSPINDHAQELISALEPLVNVPVYWGNRNWRPMLAETVRRMREDGVGRALALATSAFGSYSSCRQYQENLDTALAGGEGLAIDKLPPFWDRPGFVEAQAERIAPLLDPAAEIVFTAHSIPVSMSRTSPYESQIRECASRVARLLGHDRWTLAWQSRSGPPSQPWLEPDIGDYIRARPDRSPIVATPLGFLSDHIEVLWDLDHEARLIAEETGTPWRRAPTVGTHPRFVAMLAELVNAPEFAVCRPECCPAPARPA, translated from the coding sequence ATGATGCAACAATCGGATATGCCCGCCGCGCACTACGATGCCCTGCTGCTGGTGTCCTTTGGGGGCCCGGAAAAACACGAAGACGTGATTCCGTTTCTGGAGAACGTTCTCCGGGGCCGGAACGTGCCGCGCGAACGGATGCTCGAAGTCGCCGAACACTACTATCATTTCGAAGGCAAGAGCCCGATCAACGATCACGCGCAGGAATTGATTTCAGCGCTGGAACCTCTGGTGAATGTTCCGGTGTATTGGGGTAACCGCAACTGGCGCCCGATGCTCGCCGAGACGGTTCGCCGGATGCGCGAGGACGGCGTCGGGCGCGCGCTTGCTCTCGCGACTTCCGCCTTCGGCTCCTACTCGTCGTGCCGCCAGTATCAGGAAAACCTCGATACCGCGCTCGCCGGCGGAGAAGGACTCGCGATCGACAAGCTGCCGCCGTTTTGGGACCGCCCCGGGTTCGTCGAAGCCCAGGCGGAGCGCATCGCGCCGCTGCTCGATCCCGCGGCGGAGATCGTCTTCACCGCCCACAGCATCCCGGTCTCGATGTCCCGCACCAGCCCCTACGAAAGCCAGATCCGGGAATGCGCGTCCCGCGTCGCCCGTCTGCTCGGGCACGACCGTTGGACGCTCGCGTGGCAGAGCCGCAGCGGACCGCCATCGCAGCCGTGGCTTGAACCGGACATCGGCGATTACATCCGCGCGCGCCCGGACCGCTCTCCCATCGTCGCCACGCCGCTCGGGTTCCTGTCCGATCACATTGAGGTGCTTTGGGACCTCGACCACGAAGCCCGCCTCATCGCCGAAGAGACTGGGACCCCCTGGCGGCGGGCGCCCACCGTCGGAACGCACCCGCGGTTCGTGGCGATGCTCGCCGAGCTGGTGAACGCTCCGGAATTCGCCGTTTGCCGGCCCGAATGCTGCCCGGCTCCGGCTCGTCCCGCGTAA